A genome region from Staphylococcus capitis subsp. capitis includes the following:
- a CDS encoding NEAT domain-containing protein, which translates to MNTHHKNHSLRYTNYFSIRKLTVGVASITLGTAIFLGTNHEAQAAEDTTSQPSTNTVTSSGQNTNSANPTTSSTSSSTNQTQPSHTTQATTGTQSTPTSQNNTNNNASNQTPSASSTNQSAQTQFHSADNLKEAIKDPAVANQPHDEGPRRPIEFSVEGSSEKTFYIEASTKNPADVIFARDGAKVELEVQTADSFEKLEVYNGDTKLPVNLVSFDSEKDYAYVRFPVTDGTKEVRVLATIVWGGSNRDNYDARLVFKQPIQNDTSQFQTQQEYDTEKLLEPYRKAKTLERQVYELEKIQDKLPDHLKQEYKEKLAKAKSDLEQEVTSAKTEFENVEPTPKTLTDEKNADFVVLESTEDNPSVMDGFVQHPFKTATIDGKKYVVMQTKTDSYWKDLKVEGKRVVTISRDKTNDTRTIIFPYEDGKDIYNAIVKVLVKNIGYDGQYHVRIQNNEFAKKPVLSDSTENKTTPTETSTSNASQDNNSSKKVTAKDYQATTYKNIYKDVVYDKNKLHKELPIFVSGHFRNAINNEESSLYEGALNPNVKIEKLNDLYKYTVHLHPGIADVGGEFYDFELFKVEYKDQPLELKTINEKNKIKEFTVTSKDLLEKIQLTGTTKYPENINNPNKSRDQAHDVTLQLYYDSARQFNNDLWNDPKERPSKPAKTTKPASSSSQNQQPTTQTNSTAQSPVPDHEVETTKVPTSFPVTIKGDLKYQKDNNQDSTYANLFEKDVKVEKVGDNYQYTFKVKEANGNSLITKRTKYQFSKITHNGENVTLTDQGNKVKEAILTTNKLLDKIQLKTTVVSKQDKAGNEVDTTLALDFPIVEKAPETPASPEFNDHVVDANKVPETYPITVKGDLKYQKDNNQDSTYANLIEKDFKVEKVGDKYQYTFKVKEANGNSLITKRTKYQFSKITHNGENVSLTDQGNKVKEAVLTTDKLLDKIQLVTKVVSKLDKEGNDVGTTLVLDFPVIEKPKADSNQTNNPTDSNSNINNATTNPIEKPVETPTNKTVETPTDTSTTKPVETPNTKPVETQKTTTVVKPNITEFESATTIPTMLKEEKAVDFSILKKLKDQPSIIESYIQKPFKVAIDDKGNKLVVLTIKNDSYWKEFKVEGQRVTTIARDKEHNTRTVTFPYVEGKKVYNAFVSVEVPKIGYKGNYDIRIVNNEFNKKAEPTPTPNTEKPNTKSPTKPTKVTTKTKTTTVTVTKDSKSNKAQSTNKSKTLPNTGLNSSQTTIWASLLAFLGCTLLINRKQRKDNKH; encoded by the coding sequence ATGAACACACATCATAAGAATCATTCATTGAGGTATACCAATTACTTTTCAATTCGTAAATTAACTGTAGGAGTAGCTTCAATAACGTTAGGAACTGCAATCTTTCTAGGTACTAATCACGAAGCACAAGCTGCTGAAGATACTACTTCCCAACCTAGTACTAATACGGTTACTTCTTCTGGACAAAATACTAATTCAGCTAACCCAACAACGTCTTCTACTTCAAGTTCAACTAATCAAACTCAACCAAGTCATACTACTCAAGCTACAACTGGCACACAAAGCACGCCTACTTCTCAAAATAATACAAATAATAATGCAAGCAATCAAACACCATCCGCTTCAAGCACTAACCAAAGTGCACAAACTCAATTTCACTCTGCTGATAATTTAAAAGAAGCAATTAAAGACCCAGCAGTCGCAAACCAACCACATGATGAAGGACCTAGACGTCCTATTGAATTTAGTGTTGAAGGTAGTAGTGAAAAAACTTTCTATATTGAAGCGAGCACAAAAAATCCAGCCGATGTCATCTTTGCTAGAGATGGGGCAAAAGTTGAACTTGAAGTTCAAACGGCAGATTCATTTGAAAAATTGGAAGTATATAATGGTGACACTAAATTACCCGTAAATCTTGTTTCATTTGATTCAGAGAAAGATTATGCATATGTAAGATTTCCAGTTACAGACGGAACTAAAGAAGTCAGAGTTCTTGCTACTATTGTATGGGGAGGTAGCAACAGAGATAATTATGATGCGAGATTAGTATTTAAACAGCCTATTCAAAATGATACATCTCAATTCCAAACTCAACAGGAATATGATACTGAAAAATTATTAGAACCCTACAGAAAAGCTAAAACACTGGAAAGACAAGTTTATGAATTAGAAAAGATACAAGATAAATTACCTGATCATTTAAAACAAGAATATAAAGAAAAACTTGCTAAAGCTAAAAGTGATTTAGAGCAAGAAGTAACATCCGCTAAAACAGAGTTTGAAAATGTAGAACCAACTCCTAAAACATTAACTGACGAAAAAAATGCAGACTTTGTGGTACTTGAAAGCACTGAAGATAACCCTTCAGTTATGGACGGTTTTGTTCAACATCCTTTTAAAACAGCAACTATTGATGGTAAAAAATATGTTGTAATGCAAACTAAAACTGACTCATATTGGAAAGATTTAAAAGTTGAAGGTAAACGTGTAGTAACTATTTCTCGTGATAAAACGAATGATACACGTACAATCATTTTCCCTTATGAAGACGGTAAAGATATATACAACGCTATCGTGAAAGTTTTAGTTAAAAATATAGGATATGATGGTCAATATCATGTGAGAATTCAAAATAATGAATTTGCGAAAAAACCTGTTTTAAGTGATTCAACAGAAAATAAAACCACACCAACAGAAACAAGTACTTCAAACGCATCACAAGACAATAATTCATCGAAAAAAGTGACCGCAAAAGATTATCAAGCTACGACTTATAAAAATATATATAAAGACGTGGTGTATGATAAAAATAAATTACATAAAGAATTACCAATTTTTGTAAGCGGACATTTTAGAAATGCAATTAATAATGAAGAATCATCTTTATATGAAGGTGCTTTAAACCCTAATGTAAAAATCGAAAAATTAAATGACCTCTATAAATACACTGTTCACTTACATCCTGGAATTGCGGATGTAGGCGGAGAATTTTATGATTTCGAACTTTTTAAAGTAGAATATAAAGACCAACCATTAGAACTAAAAACAATCAATGAAAAGAATAAAATAAAAGAGTTCACTGTAACTTCTAAAGATTTATTGGAGAAAATTCAACTTACAGGCACAACTAAATATCCTGAAAATATTAACAATCCAAATAAAAGTAGAGATCAAGCTCATGACGTTACACTTCAATTATACTATGATAGTGCACGCCAATTTAATAATGACTTATGGAATGATCCAAAAGAACGTCCATCTAAGCCAGCTAAAACAACAAAACCGGCATCATCTTCATCTCAGAATCAACAACCTACTACTCAAACTAATAGCACTGCCCAATCACCAGTTCCAGACCACGAAGTAGAAACAACAAAAGTTCCAACTTCTTTCCCTGTAACTATCAAAGGTGATTTAAAATATCAAAAAGATAATAATCAAGATTCAACATATGCTAATTTATTTGAAAAGGATGTAAAAGTAGAAAAAGTTGGGGACAATTATCAATATACTTTCAAAGTTAAAGAGGCAAATGGTAATTCGCTCATTACTAAGAGAACTAAATATCAATTCTCTAAAATTACGCATAATGGCGAAAATGTAACATTGACTGATCAAGGTAATAAAGTTAAAGAAGCAATTTTAACTACTAATAAATTACTAGATAAAATCCAACTTAAAACGACTGTCGTTTCTAAACAAGATAAAGCTGGTAATGAAGTAGATACTACTCTTGCACTTGACTTCCCTATTGTTGAAAAGGCACCTGAAACACCAGCATCACCAGAATTTAATGATCATGTAGTAGATGCAAACAAGGTTCCAGAAACTTATCCTATAACAGTCAAAGGTGATTTAAAATATCAAAAAGATAATAATCAAGATTCAACATACGCTAATTTGATTGAAAAAGATTTTAAAGTTGAAAAAGTTGGGGACAAGTATCAATATACTTTTAAAGTTAAAGAGGCAAATGGTAATTCATTGATTACTAAGAGAACTAAATATCAATTCTCTAAAATTACGCATAATGGCGAAAATGTATCTTTAACTGATCAAGGTAATAAAGTTAAAGAAGCAGTTTTAACCACTGATAAATTACTAGATAAAATCCAACTTGTCACTAAAGTGGTATCGAAATTAGACAAAGAAGGAAATGACGTAGGCACAACATTAGTACTTGATTTCCCTGTTATAGAGAAACCAAAAGCTGATTCTAACCAAACGAACAATCCTACAGATAGTAATTCTAACATTAATAATGCAACTACTAACCCTATAGAAAAGCCAGTAGAAACGCCGACTAATAAAACGGTCGAAACACCAACAGATACATCAACTACGAAACCTGTTGAAACACCAAATACAAAACCTGTAGAGACTCAAAAAACGACAACAGTAGTAAAACCAAATATAACAGAGTTTGAGAGTGCTACAACAATACCTACAATGTTAAAAGAAGAAAAAGCCGTTGATTTTTCTATACTGAAAAAATTAAAAGATCAACCTTCTATCATAGAAAGTTATATTCAAAAACCTTTCAAAGTTGCTATAGATGACAAAGGTAATAAACTTGTCGTTTTAACAATCAAGAATGATTCTTATTGGAAAGAATTTAAAGTTGAAGGTCAACGTGTAACTACAATAGCAAGAGATAAAGAACATAACACACGTACTGTAACGTTCCCTTATGTAGAGGGCAAAAAGGTTTATAACGCATTTGTAAGTGTTGAAGTACCTAAAATTGGCTATAAAGGAAATTACGATATTAGAATAGTCAATAACGAATTCAATAAAAAAGCAGAACCTACTCCAACTCCTAATACAGAAAAACCAAATACTAAGAGTCCAACTAAACCTACAAAGGTTACTACAAAAACTAAAACTACAACGGTAACAGTTACTAAAGATAGCAAGTCAAACAAGGCTCAATCAACTAATAAATCTAAAACTTTACCTAATACAGGTTTAAATTCTTCTCAAACAACGATTTGGGCAAGTTTATTAGCTTTCTTAGGTTGTACGTTACTCATTAATAGAAAGCAACGTAAAGACAACAAACATTAA
- a CDS encoding nucleotidyltransferase produces MKSVGLITEYNPFHNGHLYHAQQTKLHSNSNLTIALMSGNFVMRGEPAIYNKFTRAQMALTGVDLVVELPLIASLSSGDTFAEMAIKVADYLDIDEISFGSESADIEELQQLATYISTLESHPDFKSKLKEGKSYPRILSELTHHHELIQSPNNLLGLSYLKAIKQLAPHIKAMTIKREGSHHHHSEIQHHTFASGTSIRQSLTNGDNEWKRVVPESAHALYQKPHALIEDTFPLIKYQLTIQDADSLASIYTVNEGFENRLKSMVQVSHSHRELMENLKTKRYTYTHIQRILMNVLMNISGQDVSKEINAVRILSMNDTGRNYLKYLKNKFPYRHFITNLNKKNAHYFHNEIKATNVYNLISSQSQTDFNTPIICK; encoded by the coding sequence ATGAAAAGTGTTGGGCTCATAACTGAATATAATCCTTTTCATAATGGACATTTGTATCACGCACAACAAACTAAATTACACTCCAATTCAAATTTAACAATTGCGTTGATGAGTGGCAACTTTGTTATGCGTGGAGAACCTGCAATTTATAATAAATTTACTCGTGCTCAAATGGCCCTCACTGGCGTTGATTTGGTCGTGGAATTGCCTTTAATAGCTAGTCTTTCTTCAGGAGATACATTCGCTGAAATGGCTATCAAAGTAGCTGATTATTTAGATATTGATGAAATTTCTTTTGGAAGTGAAAGTGCTGATATAGAGGAACTACAGCAACTTGCGACTTATATTTCAACTCTTGAAAGTCACCCTGATTTTAAAAGTAAACTTAAAGAAGGAAAGAGTTACCCTCGTATATTGAGCGAACTTACCCATCATCATGAACTCATTCAATCGCCGAACAATCTGCTAGGGTTGAGTTATCTCAAAGCAATCAAACAATTGGCGCCACATATAAAAGCTATGACAATTAAACGTGAAGGTTCCCACCATCATCACTCTGAAATACAACATCATACTTTTGCAAGTGGTACATCAATTCGTCAATCTCTAACAAATGGCGATAATGAATGGAAACGTGTGGTTCCCGAATCAGCACACGCTTTATATCAAAAACCTCACGCTCTAATCGAAGATACATTTCCTCTTATTAAATATCAACTCACAATACAGGATGCTGATTCTCTAGCATCAATATACACTGTCAATGAAGGCTTCGAAAATCGTTTAAAGTCGATGGTTCAAGTGAGTCACTCACATAGAGAACTAATGGAAAATCTTAAAACCAAACGTTACACATATACTCACATACAACGCATTCTTATGAATGTATTAATGAATATATCTGGTCAAGATGTCAGCAAAGAAATCAATGCTGTCAGAATTTTAAGTATGAATGATACTGGCAGAAATTACTTAAAATATTTAAAAAATAAATTTCCTTATCGTCATTTCATCACTAACTTAAATAAAAAAAATGCCCATTATTTTCATAATGAAATTAAAGCTACAAACGTTTATAACCTAATCAGCAGTCAATCGCAAACAGATTTCAACACACCTATTATTTGCAAATAA
- a CDS encoding YlbF family regulator: MITEETLSILDEIENLSDMIVQSEVYQNYQYAKENLENDDEAHLLYQAFLKSKDQYDDVMRFGKYHPDYKRIMMETRQRKRAYEMLPVVMEYKTKEVALQNLIDEVLTKIAFAVSENVKIEAGNPFFQTGHNGCATGGSCNCSL; the protein is encoded by the coding sequence ATGATTACTGAAGAAACATTATCCATTTTAGATGAGATAGAAAATCTATCTGATATGATTGTTCAATCAGAAGTATATCAAAATTATCAATATGCTAAAGAAAATTTAGAAAATGATGACGAAGCACATCTACTTTATCAAGCATTTTTAAAGTCAAAAGATCAATACGATGATGTCATGAGATTTGGTAAATATCACCCTGACTATAAAAGAATTATGATGGAAACACGTCAACGTAAGCGTGCATACGAAATGTTACCTGTTGTTATGGAATATAAAACAAAGGAAGTTGCATTACAAAATTTAATTGATGAAGTACTCACAAAAATTGCTTTTGCAGTTTCAGAAAACGTAAAAATAGAAGCAGGGAACCCTTTCTTCCAAACAGGGCATAACGGGTGTGCAACTGGTGGATCTTGCAACTGTTCATTGTAA
- a CDS encoding CAP domain-containing protein — MKKLVIKVVGVIFLITFLIYLFYSPRLKFDVLENPNKSHKSNHSEQFQKSNKNVENPKPKQGIGTWIGKDIKFMTKHYGQADRTYPFKYGYKNYIFKKDKQYYIVSTKKDIITSVYATGKDVKVDPLSIGESASHLFENTSINPEPTIQSKGKTYRFEMSDEDMKTQTLIKYGNIYAQVYSDQQSNKILAVRFLDSDTLAALQPYKLNTDEGDSSESKDKETPFEQTPNQLITLYEVANQMRELKGLKPLKINDDIAHIASINLYEATEKGTDSAEFTESALTQQLDENNVSYSSTSQNVGYDFDDVPTLIHSWMNSDIHRSRMLNNKYDEMGGEVMKDYYSLIFLEK; from the coding sequence ATGAAAAAGTTAGTTATCAAAGTAGTAGGTGTCATTTTTTTAATTACTTTTTTAATTTATTTATTTTACTCACCACGTCTTAAATTTGATGTGTTAGAAAATCCAAATAAAAGTCATAAAAGTAATCACTCAGAACAATTCCAAAAGTCTAATAAAAATGTTGAAAATCCTAAACCTAAACAAGGTATCGGCACTTGGATAGGTAAGGATATTAAATTTATGACTAAACACTACGGTCAAGCTGATCGCACATATCCATTTAAATATGGTTATAAAAATTACATATTCAAGAAAGATAAGCAATATTATATTGTAAGTACTAAGAAAGATATCATTACCTCAGTTTATGCAACCGGAAAAGATGTCAAAGTTGATCCGTTATCCATTGGCGAGAGTGCTTCACACCTTTTTGAAAATACAAGCATTAATCCTGAACCAACGATACAATCTAAAGGTAAGACGTATCGATTTGAAATGTCAGATGAAGACATGAAAACTCAAACATTAATTAAATATGGTAATATTTACGCACAAGTTTACTCAGATCAACAATCAAATAAAATTTTAGCAGTTCGATTTTTAGATTCTGATACATTAGCAGCCTTACAACCATACAAACTCAATACAGATGAAGGGGATAGCTCGGAGTCTAAAGACAAAGAAACACCATTCGAACAAACCCCAAATCAACTTATTACACTTTATGAAGTAGCTAATCAAATGAGAGAATTAAAAGGTTTAAAACCTTTAAAAATTAATGATGATATCGCACACATAGCTTCAATTAATTTATACGAAGCAACTGAAAAAGGTACAGATAGTGCTGAATTCACTGAGAGTGCATTAACACAACAACTCGATGAAAACAATGTGTCTTACTCATCAACGAGTCAGAATGTAGGGTATGATTTTGATGATGTACCAACCTTAATTCATAGTTGGATGAACTCAGATATCCATCGCTCTCGCATGTTAAATAATAAGTATGACGAAATGGGCGGAGAGGTCATGAAAGATTATTATTCATTAATTTTCTTGGAAAAGTAA
- the coaD gene encoding pantetheine-phosphate adenylyltransferase has translation MSKTRAVIPGSFDPITYGHLDIIERSADRFDEIHVCVLKNSSKGGTFDLEERMDLIRDSVQHLSNVEVHHFNGLLVDFCDQVGARTIIRGLRAVSDFEYELRLTSMNKKLNNNIETMYMMTSTNYSFISSSIVKEVAAYKADISAFVPPNVEKALKDKFDV, from the coding sequence ATGAGTAAGACGAGAGCAGTTATTCCCGGTAGTTTCGATCCTATTACATATGGTCATTTAGACATTATAGAGCGAAGTGCCGATCGCTTTGACGAAATTCATGTATGTGTATTAAAAAATAGCAGCAAAGGTGGAACATTTGATTTAGAAGAACGAATGGATCTAATCAGAGATTCCGTTCAACATCTATCAAATGTCGAAGTTCATCACTTTAATGGCTTGCTAGTTGATTTCTGTGATCAAGTAGGAGCAAGAACGATTATTAGAGGTTTACGTGCAGTGAGTGACTTTGAATATGAATTACGTTTAACTTCAATGAATAAGAAGTTGAATAATAACATTGAAACAATGTACATGATGACAAGCACAAATTATTCTTTTATTAGTTCAAGCATTGTAAAAGAGGTAGCAGCCTATAAAGCAGATATTTCAGCATTTGTGCCACCAAACGTCGAAAAAGCATTAAAAGATAAATTTGATGTTTAA
- a CDS encoding DUF177 domain-containing protein: MKWSITQLRKYQGKPFEFNQKAHFDHLKESLDLIDLSEINVEGQLTVKSNEVIADMHVTGTYTMPCARTLEPVDVPLDVTTSEVFDLEGYDNYTDDDDQEDEHYHLVTDGMINIKDIAEELVIIEKPMRAFSENSDQMLTEGNGWEVIDEDQLIEVQKEQENDDSETKQIDPRLQKLQQLYDKEQ, translated from the coding sequence ATGAAATGGTCAATAACACAATTGAGAAAGTATCAAGGTAAGCCGTTTGAGTTTAACCAAAAGGCTCATTTTGATCATTTGAAAGAGTCATTAGATTTAATTGATCTATCAGAAATAAATGTTGAAGGCCAATTAACAGTGAAATCTAATGAAGTAATTGCAGACATGCATGTGACTGGTACATATACTATGCCATGTGCACGTACTTTAGAGCCAGTAGATGTGCCTTTAGATGTAACTACTTCAGAAGTATTTGACTTAGAAGGCTATGATAATTATACCGATGATGACGATCAAGAAGATGAACATTATCATCTTGTGACTGATGGTATGATTAATATTAAAGACATTGCTGAAGAACTTGTAATTATTGAAAAGCCTATGCGTGCCTTTTCTGAGAATAGTGATCAAATGCTAACAGAAGGTAATGGCTGGGAAGTCATTGATGAAGATCAATTAATTGAAGTTCAAAAAGAACAAGAAAATGATGATTCTGAAACTAAGCAAATTGATCCAAGGCTTCAGAAATTACAACAATTATATGATAAAGAGCAATAG
- a CDS encoding DUF2129 domain-containing protein, which translates to MNLIPRVSLIIYLKHIKHERQIRKYGHIVHSNRQRKYVVMYVDEADADYVVHKLMQLKYVRDIDGSPYKFLKKTYEKEKT; encoded by the coding sequence ATGAATTTAATTCCTAGAGTGAGTTTAATTATTTATTTAAAACATATTAAGCATGAACGACAAATAAGAAAGTATGGACATATTGTTCATTCAAATAGACAAAGAAAATATGTAGTGATGTACGTCGATGAAGCGGATGCTGATTATGTAGTGCACAAACTTATGCAGCTAAAATATGTGCGAGATATTGACGGATCGCCTTATAAGTTCTTAAAGAAAACTTATGAGAAGGAAAAAACATGA
- the rsmD gene encoding 16S rRNA (guanine(966)-N(2))-methyltransferase RsmD → MRVIAGKHKSKALESLEGRNTRPTMDKVKEGIFNSLHEVSGIGLDLFAGSGALGIEALSRGMEKVIFVDQNFKAVKVIKANLNQLDLMTQAEVYKNNADRALKALAKRDIQFDVIFLDPPYKKGLIDEAIERISEFNLLKENGIIVCEFSNHEDIKYEPFQVIKRYHYGLTDTLLLEKGE, encoded by the coding sequence ATGCGCGTAATAGCAGGGAAGCATAAAAGTAAAGCGTTAGAGAGTCTTGAAGGGCGAAATACAAGACCTACTATGGATAAAGTGAAAGAAGGCATTTTTAATAGTTTGCATGAAGTTTCAGGTATAGGTTTAGATTTATTCGCCGGAAGCGGTGCATTAGGTATAGAAGCTTTGTCACGTGGTATGGAGAAAGTTATTTTTGTGGATCAAAACTTTAAGGCTGTTAAAGTCATTAAAGCTAATTTAAATCAATTGGATTTAATGACTCAAGCTGAGGTATATAAAAATAATGCCGATAGAGCACTAAAAGCACTTGCTAAACGTGATATTCAATTTGATGTCATTTTCTTAGATCCCCCTTATAAAAAGGGGTTGATTGATGAAGCAATTGAACGAATTTCGGAGTTTAATTTATTAAAAGAAAATGGTATTATCGTTTGTGAGTTTAGTAATCATGAGGATATCAAATATGAGCCGTTCCAAGTGATTAAGCGTTATCATTATGGTTTAACAGATACTTTGTTACTTGAAAAAGGAGAATAA
- a CDS encoding glycerophosphodiester phosphodiesterase gives MSNNKRWLVKCSLATAGIIGSLFYFNKNKAPKQAKSIPAFFSGQAPYLFAHRGGMAVRPEQTQLAFDNAVEYGLDGFETDVRLTQDGKLIVFHDALVDRTTNGSGKVSEHTLEELKRLDAGYHFTDINGTTPYRNDPHAKILSFEELLEMYPNMYINVDLKDAPNTYEGRLAPEIMYNNIVKHQAQDRVLVTSFHKTQIRRFVEYSKGEIAVGASQAEVAEGFLKFNSMLGNTFTPQADTFQMPTEFKGVPLTSKRFIEWLNLNNIVPGFYGINSIDLMTDLYHKGVHTLVTDRPDLAKQFKETLLKK, from the coding sequence ATGAGTAATAATAAAAGATGGTTAGTCAAATGTTCTTTAGCAACGGCTGGTATCATAGGTAGTTTGTTTTATTTTAATAAAAATAAAGCACCTAAACAGGCTAAGTCTATTCCAGCATTCTTCTCAGGTCAAGCACCCTATTTATTCGCCCATAGAGGTGGTATGGCGGTTCGTCCCGAACAAACTCAATTAGCATTCGACAATGCTGTAGAATACGGTCTAGATGGTTTCGAAACAGATGTACGTTTAACTCAAGATGGTAAATTAATTGTCTTTCACGATGCACTTGTCGACCGTACTACTAATGGTTCAGGGAAAGTAAGTGAACATACATTAGAAGAATTAAAACGTTTAGACGCAGGCTATCATTTTACAGATATTAATGGTACTACGCCTTATCGCAATGATCCACACGCTAAAATACTTTCATTTGAAGAATTATTAGAGATGTACCCAAACATGTATATCAATGTTGATTTAAAAGATGCTCCCAATACGTACGAAGGGCGTCTTGCTCCTGAGATCATGTACAATAATATTGTTAAACATCAAGCCCAAGATCGCGTACTCGTAACAAGTTTTCATAAAACTCAAATTCGACGTTTTGTCGAGTATAGTAAGGGAGAAATAGCTGTCGGTGCAAGTCAAGCTGAAGTAGCTGAAGGGTTCTTAAAATTTAATAGTATGCTTGGTAATACATTTACGCCTCAAGCTGATACATTTCAAATGCCAACTGAATTTAAAGGTGTGCCTTTAACATCTAAACGTTTTATTGAATGGCTAAATCTTAATAATATCGTACCAGGTTTCTATGGTATTAATAGTATTGATTTAATGACAGACTTGTATCATAAAGGCGTTCATACCTTAGTTACTGACCGCCCTGACTTAGCTAAACAATTTAAAGAAACACTTCTTAAAAAATAA
- a CDS encoding DUF420 domain-containing protein: MSVPILPTISTSCIVISAILVAIGWRLIWKRQIDKHKKVMLWAAIFALTFFIIYASRTIFIGNTAFGGPASVKIYYTIFLVFHINLATIGGILGLLQIILAFKDKFNIHRKIGPVASIIWFFTAITGVAVYILLYVLYPGGETTSLIKATLGL; encoded by the coding sequence ATGAGCGTACCTATTTTACCCACGATAAGTACTTCGTGTATCGTCATTAGTGCAATCTTAGTTGCTATTGGATGGAGATTAATTTGGAAACGTCAAATTGATAAACATAAAAAAGTCATGTTATGGGCAGCAATTTTTGCATTAACTTTCTTTATTATTTACGCTAGTAGAACTATTTTTATTGGAAATACTGCATTTGGTGGTCCAGCTTCAGTGAAAATCTACTACACCATCTTTTTAGTTTTCCATATCAACTTAGCTACTATTGGCGGTATATTAGGATTATTACAAATTATTTTAGCTTTTAAAGATAAATTTAATATTCATAGAAAGATTGGACCGGTTGCGTCGATAATTTGGTTCTTCACAGCAATCACTGGTGTAGCGGTGTACATTCTATTGTATGTACTTTACCCAGGAGGAGAAACAACTTCGTTAATCAAAGCAACACTAGGACTATAA
- the rpmF gene encoding 50S ribosomal protein L32 yields the protein MAVPKRRTSKTRKNKRRTHFKISVPGMTECPSCGEYKLSHRVCKNCGSYNGEEVVSK from the coding sequence ATGGCAGTACCAAAAAGAAGAACGTCTAAAACTAGAAAAAATAAACGCCGTACGCATTTCAAAATTTCAGTACCTGGTATGACTGAATGCCCAAGCTGTGGCGAATACAAATTATCTCACCGTGTATGTAAAAACTGCGGTTCTTACAATGGTGAAGAAGTCGTTTCTAAATAA